Proteins encoded together in one Halothermothrix orenii H 168 window:
- a CDS encoding S1 RNA-binding domain-containing protein yields MSIDVGSTVEGKVTGITKFGAFVELPGGDTGLIHISEIANTYVKDVGNYLKKNDTVKVKVINIDKDGKIGLSIKRLDNPSDRVDSAPNMSFEEKMAKFLKESNEKLQDLKNQKAKRGGRYKKTR; encoded by the coding sequence ATGTCCATCGATGTTGGTAGTACTGTTGAAGGCAAAGTTACCGGAATTACAAAATTTGGAGCATTCGTCGAATTGCCAGGGGGGGATACTGGTTTAATTCACATTTCAGAGATTGCAAATACTTATGTTAAAGATGTTGGTAACTACCTGAAAAAGAATGATACGGTTAAAGTAAAGGTAATTAATATTGACAAAGACGGTAAAATTGGACTATCAATAAAACGTCTGGATAACCCTTCGGACAGGGTAGATAGTGCTCCTAATATGTCTTTCGAAGAAAAAATGGCTAAATTCCTGAAAGAAAGTAATGAAAAATTACAGGATTTAAAAAACCAGAAAGCCAAACGTGGGGGCCGCTATAAGAAGACCAGATAA
- a CDS encoding Ppx/GppA phosphatase family protein, with product MMKVGAIDVGTNSCRMLAVEQYGDKLEEICFDLKTTRLGQGVDEKRLLNYDAVRRTLYAIEFFVNKMEGLGVERIRIVGTSALRDVRNSNILLDVVKRRTGYELEVISGVEEARLTYTGASFDINGNDFLIIDIGGGSTEFIWQQPSGLSFKSLDMGAVRMTERYIKTPDKPVDSQDLARIKEVINRMLKGKLKLNPAGINVIGVGGTITTLAAIDLKMKKYDRDKVHGYKITRDKIEEILLRLAGKTLEERRKIVGLQPERADIIVAGTIIALAIIDYLALDHITVSEHDILYGLIKEMLDLSH from the coding sequence ATGATGAAAGTCGGGGCTATTGATGTAGGCACTAATTCCTGCCGTATGTTAGCAGTAGAGCAATACGGTGATAAGTTAGAAGAAATATGTTTTGATTTAAAAACCACCAGACTGGGACAGGGTGTTGATGAAAAACGACTTTTGAATTATGATGCGGTGAGGAGAACCCTGTATGCCATAGAATTTTTTGTAAATAAAATGGAGGGGCTGGGGGTTGAAAGGATCAGGATTGTAGGGACCAGTGCTCTGAGGGATGTCAGGAATAGCAATATTCTGCTTGATGTTGTTAAAAGAAGGACAGGATATGAGCTCGAAGTAATCTCAGGAGTTGAAGAGGCCAGGTTAACCTATACTGGAGCCAGTTTTGATATTAATGGGAATGATTTTTTAATTATTGATATCGGGGGTGGGAGTACTGAATTTATCTGGCAACAACCCTCTGGACTTAGTTTTAAAAGTCTGGATATGGGAGCTGTAAGGATGACAGAAAGGTATATAAAAACCCCTGATAAACCTGTCGATAGCCAGGACCTTGCCCGGATTAAAGAAGTAATTAACAGGATGCTCAAGGGAAAGTTGAAGTTAAATCCTGCCGGAATAAATGTTATTGGAGTAGGTGGTACTATAACAACCCTGGCTGCTATTGATTTAAAAATGAAAAAATATGACCGGGATAAAGTACATGGTTATAAAATAACCCGGGATAAAATAGAAGAGATTTTGTTGAGGCTGGCAGGAAAAACTCTGGAAGAAAGGCGTAAGATAGTTGGACTTCAGCCGGAACGGGCTGATATAATAGTGGCCGGGACTATTATTGCTTTAGCAATTATCGATTATCTGGCTCTTGACCACATTACCGTCAGTGAACACGATATTTTATATGGATTGATAAAAGAAATGCTTGACTTAAGCCATTAA
- a CDS encoding FtsB family cell division protein, with protein MKMTNFITSKGFKVLLVIFLIFMAIKFYNNYRAISRLEKQVSNLHQEIKIARARNTRLKEQLKNVDDPSYIEKIARKELGLVKPGELLLIPIEEE; from the coding sequence ATGAAGATGACTAATTTTATAACATCAAAAGGTTTTAAAGTATTGTTAGTAATTTTTCTTATTTTTATGGCCATTAAGTTTTATAATAATTACAGGGCCATTAGTCGTCTTGAAAAGCAGGTCAGTAATTTGCATCAGGAGATTAAAATTGCCAGAGCCAGAAATACCAGATTGAAGGAACAACTAAAAAATGTTGATGACCCCTCCTATATTGAAAAAATAGCCAGGAAAGAACTCGGGTTGGTTAAGCCTGGGGAATTACTTTTAATACCTATAGAAGAAGAATGA
- a CDS encoding Tex family protein, protein MNQRIIGQISKELKLKTNQVKGTVKLLDEGNTVPFIARYRKEVTGGLDEAQIRTIEERLEYLRSLQKRKEEVIRLIEEQGKLTPELEEKIKKASILQEVEDLYRPYKQKRRTRATRAKEKGLEPLAKLMWTQELTSGNPEDIGKEYINPEVELESIEDVYQGARDIIAEWVSDDAGIRKEIRKITFKQGVIQSTCKDSETDDEGKYEMYYDYREPVSKIPPHRVLAINRGEKDEVLQVKVLAPEEDIIELIKDRVVNNPESIFYNDIIEAIKDGYKRLIAPSIEREVRNSLTEKAEEHAINIFSKNLRNLLLQPPLRGHTVMGIDPAYRTGCKVCVVDPTGRLLDTATIYPHPPQSRTGEAKKVVKGLINEYQVTTIAIGNGTASRETEFMVADIIKELKNTQVNYVIVNEAGASVYSASKLARKEFPELDVAMRGAISIARRLQDPLAELVKIDPKSIGVGLYQHDVNQKNLEKSLGNVVESAVNYVGVDLNTASPSLLKYVAGINSRVASNIVKYREENGKFETRDELLKVKGLGKKTFTQAAGFLRIPDGTNPLDNTPIHPESYQAAKGLLQDVGFKLLDITDKEKLKEVREELDSINIKSRAEKLETGIPTLKDIVDALKKPGRDPRDELPKPIFRSDVLKMEDLEAGMLLQGTVRNVVDFGAFVDIGVKVDGLVHISEMSHDYVDDPLKVVQVGDTVKVKILEVDERRNRISLSMKL, encoded by the coding sequence ATGAATCAAAGAATAATTGGACAAATCTCTAAAGAATTAAAACTGAAAACTAACCAGGTAAAAGGAACGGTTAAACTTCTTGATGAAGGTAATACCGTTCCTTTTATTGCGCGTTACCGTAAAGAAGTGACTGGAGGACTTGATGAAGCACAGATAAGGACTATTGAAGAAAGACTGGAATACCTCCGCAGTCTTCAAAAGCGGAAGGAAGAAGTTATAAGGCTGATTGAAGAGCAGGGAAAGTTAACTCCGGAACTTGAAGAAAAGATTAAAAAAGCTTCCATTTTACAGGAAGTAGAAGATCTCTACAGGCCTTATAAGCAGAAGCGGCGGACCCGGGCTACCAGGGCCAAAGAAAAAGGCCTTGAACCCCTGGCTAAGTTAATGTGGACACAAGAACTTACTTCTGGTAATCCTGAAGATATAGGTAAGGAATATATCAACCCCGAAGTTGAACTGGAGAGCATTGAAGATGTTTATCAGGGAGCCAGGGATATTATAGCAGAATGGGTTTCAGATGATGCCGGAATTAGAAAAGAAATCAGGAAAATAACCTTTAAGCAGGGAGTTATTCAGAGCACCTGTAAAGATAGTGAGACCGATGATGAAGGCAAATATGAGATGTATTATGATTACAGGGAACCTGTCAGTAAAATACCACCCCACCGGGTTCTGGCTATTAACCGGGGGGAGAAAGATGAAGTGCTCCAGGTTAAGGTTTTAGCTCCTGAAGAAGATATTATAGAATTAATCAAGGATAGGGTGGTTAACAATCCTGAAAGTATATTTTACAATGATATAATTGAAGCTATTAAAGATGGATATAAAAGGTTAATTGCTCCTTCCATTGAAAGGGAGGTTAGAAATAGTCTTACTGAAAAAGCAGAAGAGCATGCCATAAATATTTTTTCTAAAAACCTTCGCAATCTGCTTTTGCAGCCACCACTCAGAGGTCATACTGTTATGGGAATTGACCCTGCCTATAGAACGGGTTGTAAAGTCTGTGTTGTGGACCCGACCGGGAGGTTACTGGATACAGCAACTATTTACCCCCATCCGCCCCAGAGCCGGACAGGTGAAGCTAAAAAGGTTGTTAAAGGTTTGATAAATGAATACCAGGTTACTACGATTGCTATCGGGAATGGGACAGCATCCCGGGAAACCGAGTTTATGGTTGCTGATATAATTAAGGAACTTAAAAACACTCAGGTTAACTATGTAATAGTAAATGAAGCCGGGGCTTCAGTTTATTCTGCATCCAAACTGGCCAGAAAAGAGTTTCCTGAACTCGATGTAGCCATGAGAGGAGCCATTTCCATTGCGAGGCGGTTACAGGACCCCCTGGCTGAGCTTGTTAAAATAGATCCCAAATCCATTGGGGTTGGTCTTTATCAGCATGATGTTAATCAAAAAAACCTTGAAAAATCCCTCGGTAATGTAGTGGAATCGGCCGTTAATTATGTTGGAGTTGATTTAAATACAGCTTCGCCATCCCTTTTAAAATATGTGGCCGGTATTAATAGCCGGGTGGCGTCAAATATTGTTAAATACCGTGAGGAAAATGGTAAATTTGAAACCAGGGATGAATTATTAAAGGTGAAGGGTCTGGGTAAAAAAACATTTACCCAGGCAGCTGGTTTTTTAAGAATACCGGATGGAACAAATCCCCTGGATAATACCCCAATCCATCCTGAATCCTATCAGGCCGCTAAAGGTCTATTACAGGATGTCGGGTTTAAACTGTTAGATATTACTGATAAGGAAAAGCTTAAGGAAGTGCGTGAAGAGCTGGACTCCATCAATATAAAATCCAGGGCTGAAAAACTGGAGACAGGAATACCAACTTTAAAAGATATTGTAGATGCTTTAAAAAAACCGGGACGCGACCCGCGTGATGAATTACCTAAACCTATCTTCAGGTCTGATGTATTGAAAATGGAAGATTTAGAGGCTGGCATGCTCCTTCAGGGTACGGTCCGGAATGTAGTGGATTTTGGTGCTTTTGTTGATATTGGGGTCAAGGTGGACGGGCTTGTTCATATTTCTGAAATGAGTCATGATTATGTAGATGATCCCCTCAAGGTGGTACAGGTAGGGGATACTGTAAAGGTTAAAATATTAGAGGTAGATGAGAGGCGAAACAGGATTTCCCTGAGTATGAAGTTGTAG
- the yabQ gene encoding spore cortex biosynthesis protein YabQ gives MEDVLYQIFSFSVMFGYGLMLGIFLDLYRGIIKGLNIRGIMKNILDILFGIIAGLIGFIILIYTNWVNLRFYIILAILLGFGLYYGLKSRWDNR, from the coding sequence ATGGAAGATGTTTTATACCAGATATTTTCGTTTTCTGTCATGTTTGGTTATGGTCTGATGTTGGGAATATTTCTTGACCTTTACAGAGGGATTATAAAGGGACTAAACATCAGGGGTATTATGAAAAATATTCTGGATATCCTGTTTGGAATAATAGCCGGTCTGATTGGATTTATCATTTTAATCTATACCAACTGGGTCAATCTACGATTTTATATAATTCTGGCCATATTACTTGGTTTTGGTTTATATTATGGGTTAAAATCAAGGTGGGATAACCGATGA
- a CDS encoding DUF501 domain-containing protein, translating into MKVSKSELEIIRKQLGREPDNLGGIPLKCPFEKPAVLLTLPYSSDKGIFPTTFWLSCPYLVKEVSRLEEKGLVKELTEKINKNPALKEELERAHKIYAQKRRSLLGEDEVAELRRGSPDILKVLLESGVGGIRNKEGIKCLHTHLADYLVNGVNPVGRLVWEKLDWPERCNLCRMEAGE; encoded by the coding sequence ATGAAGGTAAGTAAATCTGAACTGGAGATAATTAGAAAACAACTTGGGCGGGAGCCGGACAACCTTGGTGGTATACCCCTGAAATGCCCCTTTGAAAAACCGGCTGTATTATTAACCCTACCCTATAGTTCTGATAAAGGTATTTTTCCGACAACTTTCTGGTTAAGCTGCCCCTATCTGGTTAAAGAAGTTTCCAGATTAGAAGAAAAGGGCCTGGTTAAAGAATTAACAGAAAAAATTAATAAAAATCCGGCTTTGAAAGAGGAGCTGGAAAGGGCTCATAAGATTTATGCTCAAAAGCGCCGTTCTCTTCTTGGTGAAGATGAGGTGGCAGAACTAAGGAGAGGGTCTCCCGATATTTTAAAAGTCCTTTTGGAATCAGGGGTGGGGGGAATCAGAAATAAAGAAGGTATTAAATGTCTCCATACCCACCTGGCTGATTATCTGGTTAACGGGGTTAATCCTGTAGGTAGACTGGTCTGGGAGAAACTTGACTGGCCTGAAAGGTGTAATCTCTGCAGAATGGAGGCTGGTGAATGA
- a CDS encoding SpoIIE family protein phosphatase, which translates to MFGQVESVKNYSFLKDNIKTKSKLSYFFYYLIIGVLGFILGRAEVFSGYYPFSLIYWMGFALESPLVMIYITVVSGAGLAWNGDYLNLIYLLAGFSGVILSSFFKKGKDSIFFPVATGLCYLALSIVRGIIYQKPLYWFVITGIEALGIILVFLLLKGTRIHIFDKQGFVKASPVVLLITSLGFLVGIANIDFVPFFVLHTFIYLFVSGVAYISGFSYAVTVSVLYGLILSGLGLIPFVVMLRILIIGVITGLFKRKPKYMFIVGYFLTFLVYSGFSPGLYDLKEAGYGFGIALALYLVISESLWVQLLSGLKPSPSRVKKLKTDNELNKIFKQHLLELSRVFKELSVTFKEVLPDEEEEENLEDLAFILKNKVCQRCPRLKICWKKERADTYMKLSRLVEKARKAGKIEKPMFNNLFKDKCPFINKIIGGVKSSYEIYQVNKFWRERLDDKQRIVSEQLAGLSEIIQQFSQSSGIVLRDNPTLSHIYERAVNRGIDVYNLEVDTNIYSSRLNIVAEMEPCSDTRPCEEQLLPLISSEYQYNFRVINKKCGNKLKDIPCKLLYAPRGSYSLEYAVLQKASTGKISGDTYLFRPLRDGKDLIVLSDGMGVGKKAYQESKAAVNLLEKIIEAGFDRDLAIRTINSALYFRSQEESFTTLDIGFFDTFTGELIFNKIGAVSSFVKRGFEVLQIKASSLPVGILEKVEISTHSVNLKENDFVIMVTDGVLDSSPDIQDKEGWFMRILQNCSFDNPRELASYLMEVVTGAQGGVDDDLTIIVFKVNKFLEKKQEI; encoded by the coding sequence GTGTTTGGACAAGTTGAATCAGTAAAAAATTATAGTTTTTTGAAAGATAATATTAAAACCAAAAGTAAATTATCATATTTTTTTTATTACCTGATAATCGGGGTTTTAGGTTTTATCCTCGGCAGGGCAGAGGTGTTTAGTGGATATTACCCTTTTTCCCTGATATACTGGATGGGTTTTGCCCTGGAAAGCCCACTGGTAATGATTTACATCACTGTAGTAAGTGGAGCAGGGCTGGCCTGGAATGGAGATTATTTGAATCTTATTTATCTGCTGGCTGGATTTTCAGGGGTTATCCTCAGTAGTTTTTTTAAAAAAGGGAAAGATTCTATTTTCTTTCCGGTAGCTACGGGATTATGCTATCTTGCCCTGTCCATTGTCAGAGGGATAATTTATCAAAAACCCCTTTACTGGTTTGTAATAACAGGTATTGAAGCCCTTGGTATTATACTAGTTTTTTTATTATTAAAGGGTACCAGAATACATATTTTTGATAAGCAGGGGTTTGTAAAGGCTTCACCAGTGGTGTTATTGATAACCAGTCTGGGATTTCTGGTGGGGATTGCCAATATTGATTTTGTTCCCTTTTTTGTCTTACATACATTTATCTATTTGTTTGTCAGTGGTGTTGCCTATATTTCCGGGTTTAGTTATGCAGTTACTGTTTCGGTGTTGTATGGTTTAATATTGAGTGGGCTGGGTCTGATACCATTTGTAGTTATGTTGAGAATTTTAATTATCGGCGTTATAACAGGGCTTTTTAAAAGAAAACCTAAATATATGTTTATAGTAGGTTATTTTTTAACCTTTTTAGTATATTCTGGTTTTTCACCAGGATTATATGATTTAAAAGAGGCTGGTTATGGGTTTGGGATTGCGCTGGCCCTTTATCTGGTGATATCTGAATCCCTGTGGGTACAACTACTGTCGGGTTTAAAACCCAGTCCTTCCCGGGTTAAAAAGTTGAAAACAGATAATGAGTTAAATAAAATTTTTAAACAACACCTGCTGGAATTGAGCCGGGTTTTTAAAGAATTAAGTGTTACGTTTAAAGAGGTTTTACCTGATGAGGAAGAAGAAGAGAACCTGGAAGACCTGGCGTTTATTTTAAAAAATAAAGTCTGTCAGAGATGCCCCCGACTTAAAATATGCTGGAAAAAGGAACGGGCAGACACCTATATGAAACTCAGCAGGTTAGTTGAAAAGGCCAGGAAAGCCGGTAAAATAGAAAAACCAATGTTTAATAACCTATTTAAAGATAAATGTCCTTTTATCAACAAAATTATCGGTGGGGTTAAAAGTAGTTATGAAATATACCAGGTAAATAAATTCTGGCGGGAAAGACTGGATGATAAACAGCGTATTGTTTCTGAACAACTGGCGGGACTGAGCGAAATAATTCAGCAATTTTCCCAGTCTTCAGGTATTGTACTAAGGGATAACCCGACACTTTCCCACATATATGAAAGGGCTGTTAACCGGGGAATTGATGTTTATAATCTGGAGGTTGATACTAATATTTATTCATCCCGTCTTAATATTGTAGCAGAAATGGAACCCTGTAGTGATACCAGACCCTGTGAAGAACAGCTTTTACCCCTTATTAGCTCTGAATACCAATATAATTTCAGGGTAATAAATAAAAAGTGTGGTAATAAACTTAAAGATATTCCCTGTAAATTATTATACGCCCCCCGGGGTAGCTATAGCCTTGAATATGCTGTTTTACAGAAGGCAAGTACCGGGAAAATATCAGGGGATACATATCTTTTTAGACCTTTGAGGGATGGTAAGGATTTAATTGTCTTAAGTGATGGGATGGGAGTTGGGAAAAAGGCCTATCAGGAAAGTAAAGCTGCTGTGAATCTCCTTGAAAAGATTATTGAAGCCGGTTTTGACCGGGATCTGGCGATACGGACAATTAACTCAGCCCTGTATTTCAGAAGCCAGGAAGAAAGTTTTACAACTCTGGATATCGGCTTTTTTGATACTTTTACCGGGGAACTTATCTTCAATAAAATCGGGGCAGTATCAAGCTTTGTGAAACGGGGTTTTGAGGTTTTGCAGATAAAGGCTTCTTCCTTACCGGTTGGAATTTTAGAGAAGGTTGAAATTTCTACTCATTCTGTAAACCTAAAGGAAAATGATTTTGTTATTATGGTGACCGATGGGGTCCTGGATTCGAGTCCTGACATTCAGGACAAAGAAGGTTGGTTTATGAGAATACTTCAGAATTGTTCTTTTGATAACCCCAGAGAACTGGCATCATATCTTATGGAGGTTGTTACCGGGGCCCAGGGCGGAGTTGATGATGATTTAACTATTATTGTATTTAAGGTCAACAAATTTTTAGAAAAAAAGCAGGAAATTTAA
- a CDS encoding methyl-accepting chemotaxis protein → MFLKKLNIFSPIYRILKKIISSYSLYTKLLLFFLIVMIIPLGLTFYNDYRLTNDSLEKRLDEKILTGKNFVERIYESDINRVEGLAVIKASDTSIQETVATKNLLQLMNILRPAFINKNNIDLAAILDSKGKVITRRGNLPNKDYKLESRYIEGINDKRISVNQIEMTTEGIVIKGAQAITDPDQANLVHGIFLTGLVMDKSYWIDLSQDLGMEIILFDKDGQPVTASFSNEKLSKISLKTNTEDSNNIWVDHLISDTEYRMVAFPVTDHNSKIIAYLGVTTPKTPILNAGNKMKQSMIIYALIGASIAILVGIFLARSISKRVKGLISVVERVAEGDLSQKIKIKGRDEIAYLGKSLNQMVNNLKGLVIEVMSSSNQVASAAQELAGSSQEATAITEQVTATSENISDGTAEQVEKINEASLIIKEMSRSIQEVAKGAQEVAGKSKTARNQVELGQEALEDLLHQIDKIGEIVEQSARVIKQLDTRSKEINKIIGLISEITEQTDLLALNAAIEAARAGEHGRGFAVVADEVRTLANQSNEAATNISKIIEEIQNDTQKAVDVMDEGTTVVEEGNFAAGKAKDTFAGIRQAVEDTSKIAESIAEATREQKHGSDEMVTAIEEINNISQNTAQGAGQINQAISEQSQTIEGISNSSETLAIMADKLRGLIDKFKTE, encoded by the coding sequence GTGTTTTTAAAAAAATTAAATATTTTTTCGCCCATTTATAGAATATTGAAAAAAATAATAAGTAGTTATTCCCTTTACACCAAATTATTGCTGTTCTTTTTAATTGTAATGATTATACCTCTTGGTTTGACCTTTTATAATGATTATCGCTTGACCAATGATTCCCTGGAAAAGAGGCTGGATGAAAAAATACTGACCGGGAAAAATTTTGTAGAAAGGATATATGAATCTGATATCAATAGGGTTGAAGGGCTGGCGGTTATAAAAGCCAGTGATACCTCAATCCAGGAAACCGTTGCTACCAAAAATTTGTTGCAGTTGATGAATATTCTCAGGCCGGCATTTATTAATAAAAACAATATTGATCTAGCCGCTATTTTAGATAGCAAGGGTAAAGTTATAACCCGCCGGGGAAACCTCCCTAATAAGGATTATAAACTGGAGTCCAGGTACATAGAGGGGATAAATGATAAAAGGATCTCTGTTAACCAGATTGAGATGACCACAGAGGGGATAGTTATCAAGGGAGCCCAGGCTATTACTGACCCCGATCAGGCTAACCTGGTTCACGGTATCTTTTTAACCGGGCTTGTTATGGATAAAAGTTACTGGATAGATTTAAGTCAGGACCTGGGAATGGAAATAATATTATTTGATAAAGATGGTCAGCCTGTTACAGCTTCTTTCAGTAATGAAAAGCTTTCTAAAATAAGTTTAAAAACTAATACAGAGGATAGCAACAACATATGGGTAGATCATTTAATTTCAGATACAGAGTACAGAATGGTTGCTTTTCCGGTTACTGACCATAATAGTAAAATTATTGCCTATCTAGGGGTAACAACACCCAAAACCCCTATACTAAATGCAGGCAATAAAATGAAACAGTCGATGATTATTTATGCTCTTATCGGTGCCTCTATTGCCATACTAGTGGGGATATTTCTGGCCAGGAGTATCAGTAAGAGGGTTAAAGGCTTAATCAGTGTAGTCGAACGGGTCGCTGAAGGTGATCTGAGTCAGAAGATAAAGATCAAAGGCCGTGATGAAATAGCTTACCTCGGTAAGAGTCTGAACCAGATGGTTAATAATTTAAAGGGCCTGGTAATAGAAGTTATGTCCAGTTCTAATCAGGTTGCGTCTGCGGCTCAGGAGCTGGCCGGTTCCAGCCAGGAAGCCACCGCTATAACGGAACAGGTTACAGCTACCAGTGAAAATATTTCAGATGGAACTGCTGAACAGGTAGAAAAAATTAATGAAGCATCATTAATTATTAAAGAAATGTCCCGGTCTATTCAAGAAGTGGCTAAAGGGGCCCAGGAGGTTGCGGGTAAATCAAAGACTGCCCGGAACCAGGTAGAACTGGGTCAGGAAGCTTTAGAAGACTTGCTCCATCAGATTGATAAAATTGGAGAAATAGTAGAACAATCAGCCAGGGTTATAAAACAACTCGATACCCGGTCCAAGGAAATTAATAAAATTATCGGATTAATCAGTGAAATTACCGAACAGACAGACTTACTGGCCTTAAATGCCGCTATAGAGGCGGCCCGGGCCGGAGAACATGGCCGGGGTTTTGCCGTAGTAGCTGATGAGGTAAGAACCCTTGCCAACCAGTCAAATGAGGCTGCTACCAATATTAGCAAGATTATAGAGGAAATTCAGAATGATACCCAGAAAGCAGTAGATGTTATGGATGAGGGAACCACGGTGGTAGAAGAGGGTAATTTTGCTGCTGGTAAGGCTAAAGACACATTTGCCGGGATCAGACAGGCTGTTGAAGATACCTCAAAAATTGCTGAAAGTATTGCTGAGGCTACCAGGGAACAGAAACATGGTAGTGATGAAATGGTAACTGCCATAGAGGAAATTAATAATATATCCCAGAATACAGCCCAGGGTGCTGGTCAGATTAACCAGGCTATAAGTGAACAGTCTCAGACCATCGAAGGTATTTCCAATTCTTCAGAAACCCTGGCTATCATGGCAGATAAACTCAGAGGATTAATTGATAAATTTAAGACTGAATAG
- the tilS gene encoding tRNA lysidine(34) synthetase TilS: MELLKKFREYINHHKLIKKGDGVLVGVSGGPDSLTLLDMLVRVKDEYGLKLVVFHLDHKFRQEAAREARYVSNITNNYGLKCIIEEFDVPGLMNDEGLSPEEAARKVRFNLMIKWVNSLNLNKIAVAHNKDDLVETVFLHMFRGTGLKGLTGIDPVSRIGGVEVIHPLLNIYRQEIMDYCQRRNLNPVYDPTNQETIYTRNKIRHHIIPYIEDEINPGLKDVIYQMAEVVREENNFLDYQAEKNLKKVLVDKGQDYVILSLEKLFKLPLVIRRRITSLVNSKLKGEDNNLYRKHYEMVENLIKSKVTGKRFDLPDGVVVEKSYDKIIFRKNKKINEYCINFNIPAEIDLPRGIILKVSEEKLPSNWRQLVQNPGICLCDLEKIELPLIVRPRKPGDRFIPLGMKGYKKVKNFFIDEKIPRYQRENIPVILDNKGRIIWLAGLRMDDRFKITDDTKKIVRFEITNNKEE, from the coding sequence TTGGAGTTGCTGAAGAAATTTAGAGAATATATTAACCATCATAAACTTATTAAAAAGGGAGATGGGGTCCTTGTCGGTGTATCTGGAGGACCTGATTCCCTGACCCTGCTGGATATGCTGGTCAGGGTTAAAGATGAATATGGTTTGAAACTGGTTGTCTTCCATTTAGACCATAAATTCAGGCAGGAAGCAGCCCGGGAGGCAAGGTATGTTTCAAATATAACAAACAACTATGGTCTTAAATGTATTATTGAAGAGTTTGACGTACCCGGGTTGATGAATGATGAAGGGTTATCTCCTGAGGAAGCAGCCCGGAAAGTCAGGTTTAATTTAATGATAAAATGGGTTAATAGTTTAAACCTGAATAAAATAGCTGTTGCCCATAATAAAGATGATCTGGTAGAAACCGTTTTTCTCCATATGTTCCGGGGGACCGGTTTAAAAGGCTTGACCGGTATCGATCCGGTATCAAGGATTGGAGGGGTTGAGGTAATTCACCCCCTCTTAAATATTTACAGGCAGGAAATAATGGATTATTGTCAAAGGCGAAATTTAAATCCAGTATATGACCCTACCAATCAGGAAACAATCTATACCAGGAATAAAATAAGGCATCATATTATTCCATATATCGAAGATGAAATCAATCCGGGATTAAAGGATGTTATTTACCAGATGGCTGAAGTAGTAAGGGAAGAAAATAACTTTCTGGATTATCAGGCTGAAAAAAATCTTAAAAAGGTACTGGTAGATAAAGGGCAGGACTATGTTATCCTGTCACTGGAGAAACTATTTAAATTACCCCTGGTTATAAGGCGCAGGATTACCTCCCTTGTCAACAGCAAGCTAAAGGGAGAGGATAATAATTTATACCGGAAACACTATGAGATGGTTGAGAATCTCATTAAATCAAAGGTTACCGGAAAACGTTTTGATTTGCCAGATGGGGTTGTTGTTGAAAAAAGTTATGATAAAATAATATTCAGGAAAAATAAAAAAATAAACGAGTACTGCATAAATTTTAATATCCCAGCAGAAATTGACCTGCCCCGGGGAATAATATTAAAGGTGTCAGAGGAAAAACTCCCTTCAAACTGGCGGCAACTTGTTCAAAATCCAGGTATTTGCCTTTGTGATCTTGAAAAAATAGAGTTACCATTAATTGTTAGACCGAGAAAACCTGGAGACAGATTCATTCCACTGGGAATGAAGGGATATAAAAAGGTAAAGAATTTTTTTATTGATGAAAAAATTCCCCGTTATCAAAGAGAGAATATTCCTGTAATCCTGGACAACAAGGGGAGGATTATCTGGTTAGCCGGTTTAAGGATGGATGATAGATTTAAAATTACAGATGATACCAAAAAAATAGTCAGATTTGAAATAACCAATAATAAGGAGGAATAA